Proteins encoded in a region of the Malaciobacter mytili LMG 24559 genome:
- a CDS encoding MATE family efflux transporter: MKNTQELTTKEIPTLIKQLAIPASTGMFFNTMYNVVDTFYAGLISTQAVAALSLSFMLFFMIVALGYGFSSAITALIGNALGKNKHLLASIYAHKGILFIPLIGLLLMLVGFLTSKEVFLLLGAKQNYLQICLDYMYVLLAGIPFFMANFSLNAILVAKGDTKTYRNTLIFGFFANLVLNPLFIYGFLFIPSMGISGIAFATVLIQIINMLYIFKKVLNTKIVHFEKPYYFLPQKKIYKDFLIQGFPSSLNMLTMGIGSLILTYFVATYGYKAVAGYGIGFRVEQIMLLPALGLSTAVLTLVSNNYGAKKYDRVIETIYTALKYGFFLCSFGIVFLYTFGKLIVSQFDKDTEVIAYATGYLAIEVWIFFAFLTLFVCVSTLQGIKKPKMIFYIGLYRQIVAKYLVGFIIVIYLNLEIQYLWIGILIMIYSAAIFAFFYTRKVLKQLHIKVV; this comes from the coding sequence TTGAAAAATACTCAAGAACTAACAACAAAAGAAATACCAACTTTAATAAAACAACTTGCCATACCAGCAAGCACAGGAATGTTTTTTAATACCATGTACAACGTTGTTGATACTTTTTATGCGGGGCTTATTTCAACACAAGCAGTTGCAGCACTCTCTCTTAGTTTTATGCTATTTTTTATGATTGTGGCTTTAGGATATGGATTTTCATCTGCAATTACAGCTTTAATAGGAAATGCTTTAGGCAAAAATAAACATCTTCTAGCTTCTATTTATGCCCATAAAGGAATACTTTTTATTCCTTTAATTGGACTTTTATTAATGCTTGTAGGATTTCTAACTTCTAAAGAGGTTTTTTTATTACTAGGAGCAAAACAGAACTATTTGCAAATTTGTTTAGATTATATGTATGTTTTACTTGCGGGAATTCCTTTTTTTATGGCAAATTTCTCTTTAAATGCAATATTAGTTGCAAAAGGAGATACAAAAACCTATAGAAACACCCTTATTTTTGGTTTCTTTGCAAATTTAGTTTTAAATCCATTATTTATATATGGTTTCTTATTTATTCCTTCTATGGGTATTTCTGGAATTGCCTTTGCAACTGTTTTAATACAAATTATTAATATGTTATATATTTTTAAAAAAGTTCTTAATACAAAAATTGTTCACTTTGAAAAACCCTATTATTTTTTACCTCAAAAGAAAATATATAAAGACTTTTTAATACAAGGGTTCCCTTCTAGTTTAAATATGCTAACAATGGGAATAGGATCACTTATTCTTACATATTTTGTTGCCACATATGGATATAAAGCCGTTGCAGGATATGGAATAGGATTTAGAGTAGAACAAATTATGCTTTTACCAGCTTTAGGATTAAGTACGGCTGTATTAACTTTAGTTTCAAATAATTATGGAGCGAAGAAGTATGACAGGGTAATAGAAACTATTTATACAGCACTTAAATATGGATTTTTTCTTTGTAGTTTTGGAATAGTTTTTTTATATACTTTTGGAAAACTTATTGTTTCACAATTTGATAAAGATACAGAAGTAATAGCTTATGCAACAGGCTATCTAGCAATAGAAGTTTGGATATTTTTCGCTTTTTTAACTCTATTTGTTTGTGTTTCAACACTACAAGGAATAAAAAAACCAAAGATGATATTTTATATAGGGCTATATAGACAAATAGTTGCTAAATATTTAGTAGGTTTTATTATAGTTATTTACTTAAACTTAGAGATACAATACCTGTGGATAGGTATTTTAATAATGATTTATAGTGCTGCTATATTTGCATTTTTTTATACAAGAAAAGTTTTAAAACAATTACATATTAAAGTCGTTTAA
- a CDS encoding homoserine dehydrogenase produces MLNIAIIGVGTVGSSVANILKDNKEIITARAGRELIPTIGVVNNLNKKRDVSIELTDDINKVLDDDSIDIVVELMGGVDKAYEVVKKALEKGKAVVTANKALLAYHRYELQEFAQDIPFEYEAAVAGGIPIINALREGLTANNIISIKGIMNGTCNYMLTKMINEGVEYNQILKEAQDLGYAEADPTFDVGGFDAAHKLLILGSIAYGIDAKPEEILIEGIQNITSFDIEFAKEFNYSIKLLGIAKRVGDEIELRVHPAFVPNDQMIAKVDGVMNGISVIGDKVGETMYYGPGAGGDATASAVIANIVDIARRGKGSPMLGYEKSFNKNLKLLPKDAIKTKYYLRLEVNDKAGVLAKIATILGDCGISIEKMLQKPLKNEKSNLLLATHTCVEKDIINAITELENSKVVTQKPAMIRIEA; encoded by the coding sequence ATGTTAAATATAGCAATTATTGGTGTAGGAACTGTAGGTTCTAGTGTAGCAAATATATTAAAAGACAATAAAGAAATTATTACTGCAAGAGCTGGACGAGAGTTAATACCAACAATTGGAGTTGTTAATAACCTAAATAAAAAAAGAGATGTTTCTATTGAATTAACTGACGATATAAATAAAGTTTTAGATGATGATTCAATAGATATCGTTGTAGAGTTAATGGGTGGAGTGGATAAAGCGTATGAAGTAGTAAAAAAAGCTTTAGAAAAAGGTAAAGCAGTTGTTACAGCAAATAAAGCTTTATTAGCTTACCATAGATATGAATTACAAGAGTTTGCACAAGATATTCCTTTTGAGTATGAAGCAGCAGTAGCAGGAGGAATTCCTATTATTAATGCTCTAAGAGAAGGACTTACAGCAAATAATATAATATCAATAAAAGGTATTATGAATGGAACTTGTAATTATATGCTTACAAAAATGATAAATGAAGGTGTTGAATATAATCAAATTTTAAAAGAAGCACAAGATTTAGGATATGCAGAAGCTGATCCTACTTTTGATGTGGGTGGATTTGATGCAGCACATAAACTTCTTATTTTAGGTTCTATTGCTTATGGAATTGATGCTAAACCTGAGGAAATTTTAATAGAAGGAATTCAAAATATCACTAGTTTTGATATTGAATTTGCAAAAGAGTTTAACTACTCAATTAAACTATTAGGAATTGCTAAAAGAGTAGGAGATGAAATCGAACTTAGAGTTCATCCTGCTTTTGTTCCAAATGACCAAATGATTGCTAAAGTTGATGGTGTTATGAATGGTATCTCTGTAATTGGAGATAAAGTTGGAGAAACGATGTATTATGGACCTGGTGCTGGTGGAGATGCAACTGCAAGTGCTGTTATTGCAAATATTGTGGATATTGCAAGAAGAGGGAAAGGTTCTCCAATGCTTGGATATGAAAAAAGTTTTAATAAAAATTTAAAACTTTTACCAAAAGATGCAATTAAAACAAAATACTATTTAAGATTAGAAGTAAATGATAAAGCTGGCGTATTAGCAAAAATTGCTACAATCTTAGGTGATTGTGGAATTTCTATTGAAAAAATGCTACAAAAACCACTAAAAAATGAAAAATCTAATCTTCTTTTAGCAACACATACTTGTGTTGAAAAAGATATTATAAATGCAATTACAGAGTTAGAAAACTCAAAAGTAGTAACACAAAAACCTGCTATGATTAGAATAGAAGCATAA
- a CDS encoding LL-diaminopimelate aminotransferase: protein MFPEIEFERMKRLPNYVFAEVNNIKMEARRRGEDIIDFSMGNPDGPAPQHIIDKLKETADKPKNHGYSASAGIYKLRVAICNWYKRKFGVDYLDPNKHACATMGSKEGYVHLVQAIVNVGDVAVVPDPTYPIHSYAFMLSGAAIHKFELTFDDEYKVDEDLFFERLQKTVDESIPKVKYVVVNFPHNPTCATVKPEFYQRLVDMAKKERFYIISDIAYADLTFDGYKTPSIFQAKGALDVAVESFTLSKSYNMAGWRVGFIVGNEKLVGALKRIKSWLDYGMFTPIQVAATVALDGPQECVQDHIDKYHKRRDILIETFKEAGWDMNVPNASMFIWAKIPEKAKHLGSMEFSKQLLTEAKVAVSPGIGFGNYGDGYVRIALIENEKRIRQAAKNIKKYLKTL from the coding sequence GTGTTTCCAGAAATAGAATTTGAAAGAATGAAGAGACTTCCAAACTATGTGTTTGCAGAAGTTAATAACATCAAAATGGAAGCAAGAAGAAGGGGAGAAGATATTATAGACTTTTCAATGGGAAATCCAGATGGTCCTGCTCCTCAACATATTATTGATAAATTAAAAGAGACTGCAGATAAACCAAAAAATCACGGTTATAGTGCAAGTGCTGGTATTTATAAATTAAGAGTTGCTATATGTAATTGGTACAAAAGAAAGTTTGGAGTTGATTACTTAGACCCAAATAAACATGCTTGTGCAACAATGGGAAGTAAAGAAGGTTATGTTCATTTAGTACAAGCAATTGTAAATGTAGGAGATGTTGCTGTTGTTCCAGATCCAACTTATCCAATTCATTCATATGCTTTTATGCTAAGTGGAGCAGCTATTCATAAATTTGAATTAACTTTTGATGATGAATATAAAGTTGATGAAGATTTATTTTTTGAAAGATTACAAAAAACAGTTGATGAGTCTATTCCAAAAGTTAAATATGTGGTTGTAAACTTCCCACATAACCCAACTTGTGCAACAGTAAAACCTGAGTTTTACCAAAGATTAGTAGATATGGCAAAAAAAGAAAGATTTTATATTATCTCTGATATTGCATATGCTGATTTAACTTTTGATGGATATAAAACTCCTTCAATTTTCCAAGCAAAAGGTGCACTTGATGTTGCAGTTGAAAGCTTTACTCTATCAAAATCATACAATATGGCAGGATGGAGAGTTGGATTTATTGTTGGAAATGAAAAACTTGTTGGAGCATTAAAAAGAATTAAATCTTGGCTTGACTATGGTATGTTTACACCAATTCAAGTTGCAGCAACTGTTGCTTTAGATGGTCCACAAGAGTGTGTTCAAGATCATATTGATAAATACCATAAAAGAAGAGATATTTTAATTGAGACTTTTAAAGAAGCAGGTTGGGATATGAATGTACCAAATGCCTCTATGTTTATTTGGGCAAAAATTCCTGAAAAAGCTAAACATCTTGGAAGTATGGAGTTTTCTAAACAACTTCTAACTGAAGCAAAAGTTGCTGTAAGTCCAGGTATTGGATTTGGTAACTATGGGGATGGGTATGTAAGAATTGCCTTAATTGAAAATGAAAAAAGAATTAGACAAGCAGCAAAGAATATAAAAAAATATTTAAAAACTTTATAG
- the rlmB gene encoding 23S rRNA (guanosine(2251)-2'-O)-methyltransferase RlmB, whose translation MIIYGKQIVLYVLEKHPHLIEEVLFSKEIDKKIFSKFLKLGKKIIKLDNKKAQSLAQGGNHQGFFLKLKEFEYAPIKDIKDMNFILVLDGVTDVGNIGAIARSAYSLGVDAIVASNVKTLNNSGVIRTSAGAMLDIPFGLYPNSLDLANELKQAGFALIGATMDGTDLKKYGKIDSTDKVALFLGSEGEGLSKKVIKKLDLKVSIAMQHEFDSLNVSVAAGILIYNLKR comes from the coding sequence ATGATAATATATGGAAAACAAATTGTACTTTATGTACTAGAAAAACATCCTCACTTAATTGAAGAGGTTCTATTTTCAAAAGAAATAGATAAAAAAATTTTCTCAAAATTTTTAAAACTTGGTAAGAAGATAATCAAACTTGATAATAAAAAAGCACAAAGCTTAGCTCAGGGTGGAAATCATCAAGGATTTTTCTTAAAATTAAAAGAGTTTGAATATGCTCCTATCAAAGATATTAAAGATATGAATTTTATTTTAGTTCTTGATGGTGTTACTGATGTGGGTAATATTGGTGCTATTGCAAGGTCTGCTTATTCCCTTGGAGTGGATGCAATAGTTGCTTCAAATGTTAAGACATTAAATAACTCTGGTGTTATTAGGACAAGTGCAGGAGCTATGCTTGATATTCCTTTTGGGCTATACCCAAATAGTTTAGATTTAGCAAATGAACTAAAACAAGCAGGTTTTGCTTTAATTGGTGCAACTATGGATGGCACTGATTTAAAAAAATATGGAAAAATTGATAGCACAGATAAAGTAGCCCTATTTTTAGGAAGTGAAGGAGAAGGTCTTTCAAAAAAAGTTATAAAAAAACTTGATTTGAAAGTTTCAATTGCTATGCAACATGAATTTGATTCATTAAATGTTTCAGTTGCAGCAGGGATTTTAATATATAATTTAAAAAGATAG
- the rsmI gene encoding 16S rRNA (cytidine(1402)-2'-O)-methyltransferase, which yields MLILVPTPIGNLEDISFRALNALKEAELIFCEDTRVTKKLLGLFAEKYNLSFENKEYKSFHSHNETQVLKNLSKETFLKNVVYVSDAGMPCVSDPGASLVQYCIENDILYDVIPGANAVLTAYAMSGFTYNTFTFHGFLPHKGNERVSKLKIIMQSDKLGILYESPHRLLKLLEEIVSIDEKRTIFLVKELTKLHQNSYKNSAKEIFELFKNENIKGEWVVLIEPTIFEGEPLNIDDIKDLEIAPKTKAKLLSKLTGRKTKDIYQELI from the coding sequence TTGTTAATTTTAGTTCCCACTCCAATAGGAAATCTTGAGGATATCTCTTTTAGAGCATTAAATGCTTTAAAAGAGGCGGAACTTATCTTTTGTGAAGATACAAGAGTAACTAAAAAACTTCTTGGCTTATTTGCCGAAAAATACAATCTATCATTTGAAAATAAAGAGTACAAATCTTTTCATTCGCATAATGAAACACAAGTATTAAAAAACTTATCAAAAGAGACTTTTTTAAAAAATGTTGTTTATGTAAGTGATGCGGGGATGCCATGTGTTAGTGACCCAGGTGCTTCTTTAGTGCAATATTGTATTGAAAATGATATTTTATATGATGTAATTCCAGGTGCAAACGCTGTATTAACAGCTTATGCTATGAGTGGTTTTACTTATAATACTTTTACTTTTCATGGTTTTTTACCCCATAAAGGAAATGAAAGAGTATCAAAACTAAAAATAATAATGCAAAGTGATAAATTAGGTATTTTATACGAATCACCCCATAGACTACTAAAGCTTTTAGAAGAGATAGTTTCTATTGATGAAAAAAGAACTATTTTTTTAGTAAAAGAGCTTACAAAACTTCATCAAAACTCTTATAAAAACAGTGCAAAAGAGATTTTTGAACTTTTTAAAAATGAAAATATCAAAGGGGAATGGGTAGTTTTAATTGAGCCTACTATTTTTGAAGGAGAACCTTTAAATATTGATGATATTAAAGATTTAGAAATTGCACCAAAAACTAAAGCAAAACTACTTTCAAAACTAACTGGAAGAAAAACTAAAGATATTTATCAAGAACTTATATAA
- the rpmE gene encoding 50S ribosomal protein L31 — translation MKKEIHPDYKTCTVSCACGNTFETKSNVESLRIDICSACHPFFTGEQKIVDAAGRVEKFKAKYNLNK, via the coding sequence GTGAAAAAAGAAATTCACCCAGATTACAAAACTTGTACAGTAAGTTGCGCTTGTGGAAACACATTCGAAACTAAATCAAATGTTGAGTCATTAAGAATTGACATTTGTTCAGCTTGTCACCCATTCTTCACTGGTGAGCAAAAAATCGTTGATGCTGCTGGAAGAGTAGAGAAATTTAAAGCTAAATATAACTTAAATAAATAA
- the miaA gene encoding tRNA (adenosine(37)-N6)-dimethylallyltransferase MiaA: MKEIAIIGSTASGKTALALDIANKTNSIILSLDSLSVYKQIDIASAKPTIKERADIIHFGIDEVFPNETFDVIQFIECYKKAKEFALNNNKNLIIVGGTGFYLKSLIEGLSLGVDTKIKLDIPQEEAYEFLFNLDKEYMQKIEANDRYRIEKAYAIYKQTGKTPSKFFSENKKEPILKNLKIFEILWDREVLRKRIELRTKQMIKEGIIDEVIFLEKNYSREPNCMSSIGIIETLEYLDGKLTKEQLEQKIALNTTKLAKRQNTFNKSQFNQEQTSNIIENLNSDILKYFSL; this comes from the coding sequence ATGAAAGAAATCGCAATTATAGGCTCAACAGCCTCAGGTAAAACTGCCCTTGCTCTTGATATAGCAAATAAAACAAACTCTATTATTTTATCTTTAGATTCTTTATCAGTTTATAAACAAATTGATATAGCTTCAGCAAAACCAACAATAAAAGAAAGAGCCGATATTATTCATTTTGGAATAGATGAAGTTTTTCCAAATGAGACTTTTGATGTAATACAATTTATTGAGTGTTATAAAAAAGCAAAAGAGTTTGCTTTAAACAATAATAAAAATCTTATTATTGTGGGAGGAACAGGCTTTTATTTAAAGAGTCTAATCGAGGGGCTTTCTTTAGGAGTTGATACAAAAATAAAACTAGATATTCCTCAAGAAGAAGCCTATGAATTTTTATTTAATTTAGATAAAGAGTATATGCAAAAAATAGAAGCAAATGATAGATATAGAATAGAAAAAGCTTATGCTATTTATAAACAAACAGGAAAAACTCCCTCTAAATTTTTTAGTGAAAATAAAAAAGAACCTATATTAAAAAATCTAAAAATTTTTGAAATTTTATGGGATAGAGAAGTTTTAAGAAAAAGAATAGAACTTCGAACTAAACAAATGATAAAAGAAGGTATTATAGATGAAGTAATTTTTTTAGAAAAAAATTACTCAAGAGAGCCTAATTGTATGAGTTCTATTGGGATAATTGAGACTTTAGAGTATCTTGATGGAAAGCTTACAAAAGAGCAATTAGAACAGAAGATTGCTTTAAACACTACAAAACTTGCAAAAAGGCAAAATACTTTTAATAAATCGCAATTTAATCAAGAACAAACTTCCAATATTATAGAAAACTTAAATTCAGATATTCTTAAGTATTTTTCGCTATAA
- the mqnP gene encoding menaquinone biosynthesis prenyltransferase MqnP, protein MEKFTKLLNDFNELVMFKHSIFSLPFIFIAMVVAANGWFGFTLCILGILAALTARNFAMGFNRYLDRDIDALNPRTINRPNVDGRISASQMAIFVALNAIGFVVVAYFVNDLAFYMSIPILIVIGSYSYFKRFSFLAHIILGISLGLAPIAGVVAVSENIPLWSVLLSIGVMFWVAGFDLLYSLQDIEVDKKLGLHSVPSKFGAKNTMLISKVFHILTVIFWLLFVITSNSSAFAYIAVVISALMLSYEHYLVNKDFTKIDKAFFTVNGYLGIVFFILIVLDNI, encoded by the coding sequence ATGGAAAAATTTACTAAACTTTTAAATGATTTTAATGAACTAGTTATGTTCAAACACTCAATCTTTTCTTTGCCATTTATTTTTATTGCAATGGTTGTTGCAGCTAATGGTTGGTTTGGATTTACTCTTTGTATTTTAGGTATCTTAGCAGCTCTTACTGCTAGAAATTTCGCTATGGGATTTAATAGGTATTTAGATAGGGATATTGATGCTTTAAATCCAAGAACAATTAATAGACCAAATGTAGATGGAAGAATTTCTGCTTCTCAAATGGCTATTTTTGTGGCTTTAAATGCAATAGGATTTGTAGTTGTTGCTTACTTTGTAAATGATTTGGCTTTTTATATGTCTATTCCAATATTAATTGTAATTGGGTCTTATTCATATTTTAAAAGATTTTCATTTTTAGCTCATATAATCTTAGGTATCTCTTTAGGTCTTGCTCCAATTGCTGGGGTAGTTGCAGTAAGTGAGAATATTCCTTTATGGTCAGTTTTATTAAGTATTGGTGTTATGTTTTGGGTTGCAGGATTTGATTTATTGTATTCACTGCAAGATATAGAAGTGGATAAAAAATTAGGTCTTCATTCTGTACCAAGTAAATTTGGTGCAAAAAATACAATGCTTATTTCAAAAGTATTTCATATTTTAACAGTGATTTTTTGGCTTTTATTTGTAATTACTTCAAATAGCTCTGCTTTTGCTTATATTGCAGTTGTTATTAGTGCTTTAATGTTAAGCTATGAGCACTACTTAGTAAATAAAGATTTTACAAAAATTGATAAGGCATTTTTTACTGTAAATGGATACTTAGGAATAGTATTTTTTATCTTAATTGTATTAGATAATATATAA
- a CDS encoding GGDEF domain-containing protein, producing the protein MSNMLKEVTFLTVKELQNEDIILPSKYSKIFENNAKKLEINFDDENIILKDLYEDTTNVNSVVKQTNENLNFLHQSTDDARVAIINKDEKSLHNIYNELAKMKEKIDFLQKELFSDTLTKAYNRKWFMDYYLVDRKFIENGALSFIDVNKFKDINNTYGHLIGDQVLKYLVSFLKQELDFSGVNVLRYAGDVFMIVFNEEATNSLDIELLLSQAQEKLANQKLKTAKVNNISFSFSYGLTNFVKDEEVEIVLNKADELMSKNKESSREF; encoded by the coding sequence ATGAGTAATATGTTAAAAGAAGTTACATTTTTAACAGTAAAAGAGTTGCAAAATGAAGATATTATCTTACCTAGTAAATATTCTAAGATATTTGAAAATAATGCAAAAAAATTAGAAATAAATTTTGATGATGAAAATATAATTTTAAAAGATTTGTATGAGGATACTACAAATGTAAATAGTGTAGTAAAACAAACAAATGAAAATTTAAACTTTCTTCACCAATCAACAGATGATGCAAGAGTTGCTATTATAAATAAAGATGAAAAATCTTTACATAATATCTATAATGAACTTGCAAAAATGAAAGAGAAAATAGATTTCTTGCAAAAAGAACTTTTCTCTGATACTTTAACAAAAGCTTATAATAGAAAATGGTTTATGGATTACTATTTGGTAGATAGAAAATTTATTGAAAATGGAGCTTTGTCTTTTATTGATGTAAATAAATTTAAAGATATTAATAATACTTATGGTCATCTAATTGGTGACCAAGTTTTAAAATATCTTGTATCTTTTTTAAAGCAAGAACTAGATTTTAGTGGAGTTAATGTCTTAAGATATGCAGGTGATGTGTTTATGATAGTTTTCAATGAAGAAGCTACAAACTCACTTGATATTGAGCTTCTTTTATCACAAGCTCAAGAAAAACTTGCAAATCAAAAACTAAAAACTGCAAAAGTAAATAATATTTCATTTTCTTTTTCTTATGGATTAACAAATTTTGTAAAAGATGAAGAAGTAGAAATAGTCCTAAATAAAGCAGATGAACTAATGAGTAAGAATAAAGAAAGCAGTAGAGAATTTTAA
- a CDS encoding site-specific integrase produces MKLYVKKSKTKKGVKETIWVDFTHNGQRYRKPLRLDYTPSNWKFAEKKLLPTLNYKISSGEFFKNKKKNIPTVDEFIEKSFELRKGNRCSSTIYAHRKNYIKYIQPTFGEKTLNEISGQDITIWQNNLQEKEHLAKATILKIRSCINSMFEDAIEAQIIDNNPVSKAKKLNETEKPKVERIKLTPFKPSEINKILSISEGQNRNMIATFFFTGLRASELIGLKWESIDFEKMTISIKEQIVNGNHKTILKTTKSRRIVPIVKTLLPFLENQFKITGKSDSNVFLTERTNKHFHSAGKIREQIWVPTLKKANVSYRNLHQTRGTFISTLISNGEDITYVSKIAGHENVKVTLEKYSEYIPVKNDKFGECFQNSVGTI; encoded by the coding sequence ATGAAACTATATGTTAAAAAATCAAAAACAAAAAAAGGTGTAAAAGAGACTATATGGGTTGACTTTACTCATAATGGACAAAGATATAGAAAACCTTTACGTCTTGATTATACACCATCTAATTGGAAGTTTGCAGAAAAAAAACTTCTACCCACTTTAAACTATAAAATATCAAGTGGGGAGTTCTTTAAAAACAAAAAGAAAAATATTCCTACTGTTGATGAATTTATTGAGAAATCATTTGAATTAAGAAAGGGGAATAGATGTTCTTCAACAATTTATGCTCATAGAAAGAATTATATTAAATATATTCAACCCACTTTTGGAGAAAAAACTCTGAATGAAATTAGTGGGCAAGATATTACTATATGGCAAAATAATCTTCAAGAAAAAGAACATTTAGCAAAAGCTACAATTCTAAAAATAAGAAGTTGTATAAATAGTATGTTTGAAGATGCTATTGAAGCTCAAATTATAGATAATAATCCCGTTTCAAAAGCTAAGAAGTTAAATGAAACTGAAAAACCAAAAGTTGAAAGAATTAAACTTACACCTTTTAAGCCTAGTGAAATAAATAAAATTTTAAGTATTTCAGAAGGGCAAAATAGAAATATGATAGCCACATTTTTCTTTACAGGACTTAGAGCATCAGAACTAATTGGCTTAAAATGGGAATCAATAGATTTTGAAAAAATGACTATTTCTATAAAAGAACAAATTGTAAATGGAAATCATAAAACAATTTTGAAAACTACCAAAAGTAGAAGAATTGTTCCAATTGTAAAAACATTACTTCCTTTTTTAGAAAATCAATTTAAGATTACTGGAAAGAGTGATTCTAATGTATTCTTAACAGAAAGAACAAATAAACATTTCCACAGTGCGGGAAAAATTAGAGAACAAATTTGGGTTCCAACACTAAAAAAAGCAAATGTAAGTTATAGAAACCTACATCAAACAAGAGGAACATTTATTTCAACTCTAATTTCAAATGGAGAAGATATAACTTATGTTTCCAAAATTGCTGGACATGAGAATGTAAAAGTGACACTTGAAAAATATTCAGAATATATCCCAGTTAAAAATGATAAATTTGGAGAATGTTTTCAAAATAGTGTTGGCACTATATGA
- a CDS encoding MerR family transcriptional regulator produces the protein MKLNFEALEQIPQIYQLLNQLNEKVENRVEKKWLSTLETAHYLGYSKDSIDSMVKKNEFIQNIHYYQNQRKRMFDKQALDNWVKGITQEDTNNKQLIDNTIEEIISSLAA, from the coding sequence ATGAAATTAAATTTTGAAGCATTAGAACAAATTCCTCAAATTTATCAACTCCTAAATCAACTAAATGAAAAAGTTGAGAATAGAGTTGAAAAGAAATGGTTATCAACACTTGAAACAGCTCATTACTTAGGCTATTCAAAAGATAGCATTGATTCTATGGTTAAAAAAAATGAATTTATTCAAAATATTCACTACTACCAGAATCAAAGAAAAAGGATGTTTGATAAACAAGCATTAGACAATTGGGTAAAGGGAATTACTCAAGAGGATACTAATAATAAACAACTTATTGATAATACTATTGAAGAAATTATTTCTTCACTTGCTGCTTAA